The stretch of DNA CTTCCTTATCCGTGATCCAATATAAAAATGCAATGTTTTTCACAAGCGGACGGATAGTTTTTTTGCGGTAATTCAGCTTCTCAGCCGCTTCAAAAATCTTTTTTCGGGTCTCTTCCGTAACGGAAAGATTCGGGTCATTGTTCAACACCCTGGATACCGTGGCGATGGAATAGCCTGCCTCAGCCGCAACATCTTTTATTGTCGCCATATTGCACCTCCAGATGGTCTCTTCGCCAATCGTAAACGGCCCCTTGACCGCAAGTAAAATTTTTTACTCCTTATTTTAACTTTATACCATTCCGATGTTTCAGCGGTCAAGTCAAAGGGAAGAATCCCGCTCCTTGGACCGGTCTTTGAGAAAAATAAAAATTCCCCCTGCCGCCATCCGGCCGGGCAGAGGGAATGACCTTCCATGAAAATCAATCCTTGATAACTTCCCAATCAATATTAAAGGATGCGGCACAATGGATATGGCGGGCTTCCCAAATTTCGCAACAAAGGAGGTGCCGTAGTCATCCTTTTACCGATCCCGCCAATAATCCGCGAACAAAATATTTGCCCAAAAGGATGTATACAAACAGCGTCGGCAAGGCGGCAAGCAATGCCCCGGCCATTTGCACGTTCCATTGGACGATTTGGCTGCCCGACAAATTTTGCAGGGCAACCATGATCGGCTGCTTATCCGATTGGGTAATGGTGACGGCAAACAAAAACTCGTTCCATATGTTCGTAAACTGCCAGATCCCGACGACGACAAAACCGGAAACGGATAAAGGCAGCATGATGTGACGGAAAATCTTTATGAATCCGGCGCCGTCGATTTTCGCCGATTCGATCATCTCATCCGGGATACTGGTGTAAAAATTGCGAAACATGAGCGTGGTTATGGGAATCCCGTAAACGACGTGCACAAGGATCAGTCCGGGAATGGTGTTGTAAAGCCCGATATCCCGTAAAAACTGGATCAAGGGAATCAAAATGCTCTGATAGGGAATAAACATTCCAAACAGCATAAACGTAAACAAGGTTTCCGACCCTTTAAACCGCCATTTGGACAGGACGTAACCGTTCATCGCCCCGAGGAGCGCCGAAAGGACCGTGGCCGGGACAACCAGATACACGGAATTGAGAAAGTTCGGTGCAAGTTTCCCAAAGGCTTCGCTGTAACTGGTGAAATCGATCTTTGACGGCAATGACCACATCCCGGCCAGCGAAACTTCTTCAAGGGGCTTTACGCTGGTTATCACCATCACGTATACCGGCATGAAAAAGAAAATACTGCACACGATGAGGACAAGATAAATCAGGGAACGTTTCAGAACAGCCATGGTGATCATTGTTCCCTCCCTCTGCTGTGCCGCAAATAGGGAACGATGAATACGGCAACCGTAAGCAGCATGATGATGGCGATCGCCGCCCCGTTCGCGTAATAATTCCCGCGGAAAGTCGTTTCAAACATGAACACGCCGGGCACATCGGTGACGAAATTGGCCCCCGGACCGGTCATGGCATAGATCAAATCGAAAATCTTCAAGGAAATATGGGCCATCATGATCATCACACTGACCGTAATCGGCTTTAACAAGGGGATAATGACTTTCCGGTAAAGTTGGAACTCGGAACACCCGTCGATGCGGGCCGCATCCCGAAGCTCGTCGGGAATCCCGCGCAGGCCGGCCAAATACATCGCCAGGGCAAAACCGGTCATCTGCCAAACGGCCGCAATGACCACGGCAATGATTGCGGCTGGGACCCCGAACTCAATCTTTCCCCATGGAAAGCCGGCATAAATCGTCGTGTCCGTATACCATTTCGGCTGGATGCCGAAAGGCTTTAAAAAGAGATTGATTCCGGTCGACGGGTTTAAAATCCATTGCCAAACCACCCCCGTGACGACAAACGACAAGGCCATCGGAAAAAAGAAGAGATTCCGGAACAGGGATTCGCCCCGCACCATTTTTTGATCCAGCAAAATGCCCAAACCCAAGCCCATCACAATAACGAGTCCGATAAAGAAAACGGAGAAGAAAAGGGTGTTCCGCAAATCCGCCTGGAAGCGGAAATCCTGAAACAAAAACCGATAATTTTCCAATCCGGCGAAGGAAAAATCGGGGACGATCGTGTTCCAGTTGCTTAAGGACACATATCCCGTCCATCCGATAAATCCGTATACGAACACGGCAATACAAACAACGGACGGGGATATAAACAGGACGGCAAGCCATTGGTCTGCCGACAACCGTTTCTTTCGTTTTCCAAGAATCGGCGGCGTCCGCTTTTTCAATTGCAAATCTTTGGCAGGTTCCATCGATCATCTCTCCCGAAGATGCTGATTCCACTTTGAAACAAGACGGTCGGACGGTCTTTTGGACCGACAGAAAAAATCAATCGATCCGGAGTGATTTCGCATGGATAAAAGGGGGAGTGCCCCCCTTTTTCCTATAATTCTTGCGCCGCAGTTTTCAGGGCGTCGATAAATTGATTGACGTCCTTCTGGGTAACGAATATATTGACGGCCTGATTCACCCGGGTCAAGACGCCTTCGGGCGCTGCCGACCCGTGGGCAAGACTCGGCGCCAATTTGCTGTTTTTAAAATCTTCCATGGTGTCTTTCCCGTATTGATCG from Caldibacillus debilis DSM 16016 encodes:
- a CDS encoding carbohydrate ABC transporter permease, coding for MAVLKRSLIYLVLIVCSIFFFMPVYVMVITSVKPLEEVSLAGMWSLPSKIDFTSYSEAFGKLAPNFLNSVYLVVPATVLSALLGAMNGYVLSKWRFKGSETLFTFMLFGMFIPYQSILIPLIQFLRDIGLYNTIPGLILVHVVYGIPITTLMFRNFYTSIPDEMIESAKIDGAGFIKIFRHIMLPLSVSGFVVVGIWQFTNIWNEFLFAVTITQSDKQPIMVALQNLSGSQIVQWNVQMAGALLAALPTLFVYILLGKYFVRGLLAGSVKG
- a CDS encoding carbohydrate ABC transporter permease, whose translation is MEPAKDLQLKKRTPPILGKRKKRLSADQWLAVLFISPSVVCIAVFVYGFIGWTGYVSLSNWNTIVPDFSFAGLENYRFLFQDFRFQADLRNTLFFSVFFIGLVIVMGLGLGILLDQKMVRGESLFRNLFFFPMALSFVVTGVVWQWILNPSTGINLFLKPFGIQPKWYTDTTIYAGFPWGKIEFGVPAAIIAVVIAAVWQMTGFALAMYLAGLRGIPDELRDAARIDGCSEFQLYRKVIIPLLKPITVSVMIMMAHISLKIFDLIYAMTGPGANFVTDVPGVFMFETTFRGNYYANGAAIAIIMLLTVAVFIVPYLRHSRGREQ